In Astatotilapia calliptera chromosome 23, fAstCal1.2, whole genome shotgun sequence, a genomic segment contains:
- the cbr4 gene encoding carbonyl reductase family member 4 translates to MSRLAVVCGGSRGIGKAVSCLLAERGCRVAVVSRNKDVAQATVASLHGDEHIAFSCDISKEQEVQKTFEMIQKTCGNISYLVNAAGINRDGLLLRTKPEDMVALLHTNLLGSMLTCRAALRSMLHSQGAAIVNIGSVVGLKGNSGQCVYSASKAGLEGFTRSLAKEVASRNIRVNLLAPGFIHTDMTAGMREEDLERSIPLGRFGEPEEVARAVLFLLESRYITGETLVVDGGLQLAM, encoded by the exons ATGTCCAGACTGGCAGTAGTGTGTGGGGGTTCCAGAGGCATTGGGAAAGCAGTGTCCTGCCTGCTGGCAGAAAGAGGCTGCAGGGTAGCCGTCGTCTCCAGGAACAAAGACGTCGCCCAGGCAACTGTGGCATCTCTGCATGGAG ATGAGCACATTGCTTTTAGCTGTGACATCTCTAAAGAACAGGAGGTgcagaaaacatttgaaatgatcCAGAAGACCTGTGGAAACATCTCCTATCTCGTGAACGCAGCTGGTATCAACAG AGATGGTCTGCTACTGAGGACCAAACCAGAGGACATGGTGGCTCTGCTTCACACCAACCTGCTGGGCTCCATGTTGACCTGCAGGGCAGCGCTGCGCAGCATGCTGCACAGCCAAGGAGCAGCTATTGTTAATATAG GCTCTGTTGTGGGCCTGAAAGGGAACTCTGGCCAGTGTGTCTACAGTGCCAGTAAAGCTGGTCTAGAGGGTTTCACTCGCTCCTTGGCTAAAGAAGTTGCTTCACGTAATATCAGGGTTAACCTCCTGGCTCCAG GTTTTATACACACTGACATGACTGCAGGGATGAGAGAGGAGGATTTAGAGCGCTCCATCCCTCTGGGGAGATTTGGAGAGCCGGAGGAGGTAGCCCGGGCCGTCCTCTTCCTCCTGGAGTCCCGCTACATTACAGGAGAAACGCTGGTGGTGGACGGAGGGCTGCAGCTGGCCATGTAG